From the Alloalcanivorax dieselolei B5 genome, one window contains:
- the paaZ gene encoding phenylacetic acid degradation bifunctional protein PaaZ: protein MTVLQSYLAGQWFGSQAAKPLASAINGEIVAHTHDDAPDFAAAVDYARTTGTRELLKLDFQQRAARLKAMALYLQEHKKELYTLSRHTGATKSDNAFDIDGGFGTLFAYASMGRKELPSGNVLHEGPVIPLGKENHFAGTHILVPRRGVAVHINAFNFPVWGMLEKFAGNFLAGMPCIVKPATATSYLTEACVRLMQDSGALPEGALQLIIGGTGDLLDQLDEQDMVTFTGSASTARRLRAHPNIINRSIPFNAEADSLNGAILAPDVTPDDEEFELLAKEVVREMTVKAGQKCTAIRRILVPQQHLDAFAERLIQRLEKITLGDPDEEGVRMGALASQDQKEDVAAAVNELLNTSECIFGGNGDPQLIGQGTDKGAFFGPRLLRSNDPHADGGAHDIEAFGPVSTLMGYGDLDEAIALAGKGKGSLVTTFATKDPHNAARAIPVLAARHGRLQVLNAESAKESTGHGAPLPMLKHGGPGRAGGGEELGGIRAVRHYLQRTAIQGSPSMLAAVTGEYVRGAEMLETEVHPFRRHFDDLAIGESLLTHRRTVTEADIVNFGCLSGDHFYMHFDEIAAKDSQFGKRIAHGYFLLSAAAGLFVSPAPGPVLANYGLDTLRFINPVGAGDTIRARLTCKRKIDQGKAGPDGTPQGVVVWDVQVTNQDDELVASYDILTLVAKKKGDA from the coding sequence ATGACCGTTCTCCAAAGCTACCTCGCCGGCCAATGGTTCGGCAGCCAGGCCGCCAAACCCCTGGCCAGCGCCATCAACGGTGAGATCGTCGCCCACACCCATGACGATGCCCCCGACTTCGCCGCCGCCGTGGACTATGCCCGTACCACCGGCACCCGCGAACTGCTCAAGCTGGACTTCCAGCAACGGGCCGCCCGCCTCAAGGCCATGGCGCTCTACCTGCAAGAGCACAAGAAAGAACTCTATACACTCTCGCGCCACACCGGCGCCACCAAGAGCGACAACGCCTTCGACATCGACGGCGGCTTCGGCACCCTGTTCGCCTATGCCAGCATGGGCCGCAAGGAACTGCCCTCCGGCAACGTCCTCCACGAAGGCCCGGTGATTCCCTTGGGTAAAGAGAACCACTTCGCCGGCACCCATATCCTGGTGCCGCGCCGTGGCGTCGCCGTGCACATCAACGCCTTCAACTTCCCGGTCTGGGGCATGCTGGAAAAGTTCGCCGGCAACTTCCTCGCCGGCATGCCGTGCATCGTCAAACCGGCCACCGCCACCAGTTACCTCACCGAAGCCTGCGTGCGCCTGATGCAGGACTCCGGCGCGCTGCCGGAAGGGGCCCTGCAACTGATCATTGGCGGTACGGGGGACCTATTAGATCAGCTAGACGAACAGGACATGGTCACCTTCACCGGCTCGGCCAGCACCGCCCGCAGACTGCGCGCGCACCCGAACATCATTAACCGCTCCATTCCCTTCAATGCGGAGGCAGATTCTCTCAATGGTGCCATCCTCGCCCCCGACGTCACCCCAGACGACGAGGAATTCGAGTTGCTGGCCAAGGAAGTGGTCCGCGAAATGACCGTCAAAGCCGGCCAGAAATGCACCGCCATCCGCCGCATCCTGGTACCCCAGCAGCACCTGGATGCCTTCGCCGAACGTCTGATTCAGCGCCTGGAAAAAATCACCCTCGGCGACCCGGACGAAGAAGGGGTGCGCATGGGCGCGCTCGCCTCCCAGGACCAGAAAGAAGATGTGGCCGCCGCCGTCAACGAGCTGCTCAACACCAGCGAATGTATTTTCGGCGGCAACGGCGACCCGCAACTGATCGGCCAAGGCACCGACAAAGGCGCCTTCTTCGGTCCGCGCCTGCTGCGCAGCAACGACCCCCACGCTGACGGTGGCGCCCACGACATCGAAGCCTTCGGCCCGGTCAGCACCTTGATGGGCTATGGCGACCTGGACGAAGCTATCGCCCTGGCCGGCAAAGGCAAAGGCAGCCTGGTCACCACCTTCGCCACCAAAGACCCGCACAACGCCGCCCGCGCCATCCCCGTGCTTGCCGCCCGCCACGGCCGCCTGCAAGTACTCAACGCCGAATCCGCCAAGGAATCCACCGGCCACGGCGCGCCCCTGCCCATGCTCAAACATGGCGGCCCTGGCCGCGCCGGCGGCGGTGAAGAACTCGGTGGCATCCGCGCCGTGCGCCACTACCTCCAGCGCACCGCCATTCAGGGCTCTCCGTCCATGCTCGCTGCCGTCACTGGCGAATACGTGCGCGGCGCCGAGATGCTCGAAACTGAAGTGCACCCCTTCCGCCGCCACTTCGACGACCTCGCCATCGGCGAATCCCTGCTCACCCACCGCCGCACCGTCACCGAAGCCGACATCGTCAACTTCGGCTGCCTCTCCGGCGACCACTTCTACATGCACTTCGACGAAATCGCGGCGAAGGACTCCCAGTTCGGCAAACGCATCGCCCACGGCTACTTCCTCCTCTCCGCCGCCGCCGGCCTGTTCGTCTCCCCGGCCCCCGGCCCGGTCCTCGCCAACTACGGCCTCGACACTCTGCGCTTCATCAACCCCGTCGGCGCCGGTGACACCATCCGCGCCCGCCTCACCTGCAAACGCAAAATCGACCAGGGCAAAGCTGGCCCCGACGGCACCCCCCAAGGTGTGGTGGTCTGGGACGTGCAGGTCACCAACCAGGACGACGAGCTGGTGGCCAGCTATGACATTCTGACGCTGGTGGCGAAGAAGAAAGGGGACGCATAA
- a CDS encoding Fic family protein, whose amino-acid sequence MSAPLGYQWLIEQYDLRTLPLDECAYVANIRGGRQSAQQGGQIVHRFEPNYDPGETLAGQIQFALRYEGVNLQVLSLLFEKEGKEELVEWLLDSPESQYARRACFLFEWLTGQRLPIDAPVPSRARYVLAVDPKHHFVWEHGEHDKRFRVTNNLAGPRSFCPLVKRTDYLNDMIRKDLRKSTVETLARYDEDLLRRAAAFLYLKETQSSFEVEREKPSPQKAQRFADMLRQADAHEPLTEERLVELQNIVIDPRFHEFTWRHRQNWIGKDLGHRQQIDFVPAKPEDLLELMGGLLTMSSNLRDDLEEVRDREKHDAQPILDLDFVNERYVVYVPPIDPVVAAACIAFGFVYIHPFMDGNGRIHRYLIHDTLAKAGFTPRGIVLPVSAVILANLDDYIDTLEHFSKPLNRLTDYNPGTPDSPATGNDAVYFRYPDLTRQTEFLYRALERTVEHDLQEEIDFLLGFDRACQSLNGLLDWPDHNLELFVRVVRQNDGALSASKRKSHFDWMTEEEIATAEQLVRKAFSSDPG is encoded by the coding sequence ATGTCCGCACCGCTTGGCTACCAATGGCTGATCGAACAGTATGATCTGCGCACATTGCCGCTGGACGAGTGCGCTTATGTGGCCAATATCCGCGGCGGACGCCAAAGCGCCCAGCAGGGGGGGCAGATCGTCCACCGTTTCGAACCGAACTACGATCCCGGTGAGACATTAGCCGGACAGATCCAGTTTGCTCTTCGCTATGAAGGCGTCAACCTGCAGGTCCTTTCCCTGCTCTTCGAAAAAGAGGGGAAAGAAGAACTAGTGGAATGGCTCCTGGACAGCCCTGAATCCCAATATGCCCGAAGGGCCTGCTTCCTGTTTGAATGGCTCACCGGGCAGCGTCTTCCCATTGACGCCCCCGTGCCCTCACGGGCCCGATACGTTCTCGCCGTCGATCCGAAACATCACTTCGTCTGGGAGCACGGCGAACACGACAAGCGGTTCCGGGTCACCAACAATCTCGCCGGACCCCGTTCATTCTGCCCCCTGGTAAAGCGCACGGACTACCTGAACGACATGATCCGCAAGGACCTCCGTAAGAGCACCGTCGAGACCCTGGCACGGTATGACGAGGATCTACTGAGGCGCGCGGCTGCATTCCTTTACCTCAAGGAAACCCAATCCTCCTTCGAGGTTGAACGGGAAAAGCCGAGCCCACAAAAGGCACAGCGTTTCGCGGACATGCTGAGACAAGCGGATGCCCATGAACCGCTCACAGAAGAAAGGCTGGTCGAACTGCAAAACATCGTGATTGATCCCCGTTTCCACGAGTTCACCTGGCGCCACCGACAAAACTGGATTGGCAAGGACCTTGGTCATCGCCAGCAGATCGATTTCGTGCCCGCCAAGCCGGAAGATCTATTGGAGTTAATGGGCGGACTGCTTACCATGTCCTCCAATCTAAGGGACGATCTGGAAGAGGTGAGGGACCGGGAAAAGCATGACGCGCAACCCATACTAGACCTGGACTTCGTCAACGAACGCTATGTAGTTTATGTGCCGCCGATAGATCCGGTGGTTGCCGCGGCATGCATAGCGTTCGGCTTCGTCTATATTCATCCGTTCATGGACGGGAACGGACGCATCCATCGCTACCTCATTCACGACACTCTGGCCAAGGCCGGGTTTACCCCGCGTGGCATCGTCCTGCCAGTATCGGCGGTGATTCTGGCCAACCTGGACGACTATATTGATACGCTGGAGCACTTCTCCAAGCCCCTGAATCGGCTCACGGACTACAACCCGGGCACGCCAGACAGTCCGGCCACAGGTAACGACGCCGTTTATTTCCGCTATCCGGATCTGACCCGACAAACAGAATTCCTCTATCGGGCCCTGGAAAGAACCGTCGAGCACGACCTTCAAGAGGAAATCGACTTCCTGCTGGGCTTTGACCGTGCCTGCCAGTCATTGAACGGGCTGCTGGATTGGCCAGACCACAATTTGGAACTGTTTGTGCGCGTGGTGCGACAAAACGACGGTGCCCTTTCGGCCAGCAAGCGGAAAAGCCATTTCGATTGGATGACCGAAGAGGAAATCGCGACAGCGGAACAACTTGTCAGGAAAGCGTTTTCTTCGGATCCGGGATAG
- a CDS encoding tannase/feruloyl esterase family alpha/beta hydrolase, giving the protein MSCDQLVGLAIPADAMELSTSGGEVTAAEVVEASGSGAAAVPEHCLVSGRIAPVDPQAPDIQFKVALPSEWNSKVLMFGGGGFNGSIPAITGDVSQGAPDQPTPLGRGYATFASDSGHQANEYGSQDGRWGLNDEAVRNFSGEALKKTRDAATFLIEKRYASKPTQRYFAGGSTGGREALTNIQRWPDDWDGAIAWYPAWNNVAALLAGQYLSRALAEPGAYPDSGERQKLLDAALEACDALDGVEDGVISDQRQCNETFDPATAMVGGSDLRCPGGADDGDHCLSDAQIDALKAMNDGVEFNFPLASGETGYPGSNVWGADLGITTIDTPVQPTVVFLALGTAQPAQPDMPRNAPYLSVLVDQWVKYSVAGDADFNSFELDPINPEQQYAERISELSGMLNSGTDISGFADRGGKLLLAHGLSDVLVSSRATEIYYQRLLEQMGQEKVDSFVRYYEIPGFGHGASSHFHATWDSLTALENWVEQDMAPEDQVTMDLIGAPGRTRPLCDYPAWPRYVDGGDPMSASSFECVE; this is encoded by the coding sequence ATGTCCTGCGATCAACTGGTTGGCTTGGCGATTCCGGCCGACGCCATGGAATTATCCACCTCCGGCGGTGAGGTCACGGCGGCTGAGGTGGTCGAGGCCAGCGGCAGTGGCGCGGCGGCGGTGCCGGAGCATTGTCTGGTATCAGGGCGTATTGCGCCGGTGGATCCGCAGGCGCCGGACATTCAATTCAAGGTGGCGTTGCCCTCCGAGTGGAATTCGAAAGTGCTGATGTTTGGCGGCGGCGGCTTCAATGGCTCCATTCCGGCGATCACCGGTGATGTATCCCAGGGCGCGCCGGATCAGCCGACGCCGCTGGGCCGGGGTTATGCCACCTTCGCCAGCGATTCCGGGCACCAGGCCAATGAGTACGGCTCCCAGGATGGCCGCTGGGGTCTGAATGACGAGGCAGTGCGCAACTTTTCCGGCGAGGCGCTGAAGAAAACCCGGGACGCGGCGACCTTCTTGATCGAGAAACGGTATGCCAGCAAACCGACTCAGCGTTACTTTGCCGGCGGCTCCACCGGTGGCCGTGAGGCGCTGACCAATATTCAGCGCTGGCCGGACGATTGGGATGGGGCCATCGCCTGGTATCCGGCCTGGAACAACGTGGCCGCGCTGCTGGCCGGGCAATACCTCAGCCGGGCCCTGGCGGAACCCGGTGCTTACCCGGATTCCGGCGAACGCCAGAAGTTACTCGATGCCGCCCTGGAAGCCTGCGATGCGTTGGATGGGGTCGAGGACGGCGTGATCAGTGACCAGCGTCAATGCAACGAGACCTTTGATCCGGCAACCGCCATGGTGGGTGGCAGCGATCTGCGTTGTCCGGGTGGTGCCGACGATGGTGACCATTGCCTGTCCGACGCCCAGATCGATGCGTTGAAGGCGATGAATGACGGTGTCGAATTCAATTTCCCGTTGGCCAGCGGCGAAACCGGCTATCCTGGCAGCAACGTCTGGGGCGCGGATCTTGGCATCACCACCATCGATACACCGGTGCAGCCCACGGTGGTCTTTCTCGCATTGGGGACCGCGCAGCCGGCCCAGCCGGACATGCCCCGCAACGCGCCGTACCTGAGCGTGCTGGTGGATCAGTGGGTGAAGTATTCGGTGGCGGGTGACGCGGATTTCAATTCCTTTGAGTTGGACCCGATCAACCCCGAGCAGCAGTACGCGGAACGGATCAGCGAACTGAGCGGTATGCTTAATTCCGGCACCGATATCTCCGGGTTCGCGGATCGCGGTGGCAAGTTGCTGCTGGCGCATGGGTTGTCGGATGTGCTGGTCAGCTCCCGTGCCACGGAAATCTACTACCAGCGGCTGTTGGAGCAGATGGGGCAGGAAAAGGTGGACTCCTTTGTGCGCTATTACGAAATCCCGGGATTCGGCCACGGCGCCAGTTCGCATTTCCACGCCACCTGGGATTCCCTGACCGCCCTGGAAAACTGGGTGGAGCAGGATATGGCACCCGAAGATCAGGTCACCATGGACCTGATCGGCGCACCGGGCCGCACCCGGCCGCTGTGCGACTATCCGGCGTGGCCCCGCTATGTGGACGGCGGTGACCCGATGTCGGCATCGTCGTTTGAGTGTGTCGAGTAA
- a CDS encoding OsmC family protein, which yields MAEYTATIQWRRQDGETFNDNRYSRAHEWMFDGGVTVPASASPHIVPLPYSVAENVDPEEAFVAALSSCHMLVFLGIAAKRRYVVDRYIDEAVGVMAENEAGKLAVTRVTLRPRVLFSGDRRPSPEQIEKLHHLAHDECFIANSVRTEVMTEPRF from the coding sequence ATGGCCGAATACACCGCCACCATTCAATGGCGCCGCCAGGACGGGGAGACCTTCAACGATAACCGTTACAGCCGGGCCCATGAATGGATGTTCGACGGCGGGGTGACGGTGCCGGCATCGGCGTCGCCGCACATCGTGCCGTTGCCGTATTCGGTGGCCGAGAACGTGGATCCGGAGGAGGCGTTCGTGGCGGCGCTGTCCAGTTGCCACATGCTGGTGTTCCTGGGCATCGCCGCCAAGCGACGCTATGTGGTGGATCGCTACATCGATGAGGCTGTCGGTGTGATGGCGGAGAATGAGGCCGGTAAGTTGGCGGTGACCCGGGTGACGTTGCGTCCCCGGGTGCTGTTCTCCGGTGATCGCCGACCTTCGCCGGAGCAGATCGAAAAACTGCATCACCTGGCCCATGATGAGTGCTTCATCGCCAACTCGGTGCGCACCGAGGTGATGACGGAGCCTCGATTCTAA
- a CDS encoding bifunctional metallophosphatase/5'-nucleotidase, which produces MAIPRSLPAFALAGFSLFLAGCGSDNDNHNPPAEAKPLRLQVLHTNDHHSYFEGQSYDLSLDYDPTLVGAETVRVDLGGFPRIATAIDEYRDDHTLVLNSGELNGTLYFSLFKGEVDFKVFNAIGLDAYELGNHEFDEGEAHLAELLKTVNFPVIAGNVHPTTDSPLFGSDIAPYVVKEIDGEKVAIIGVLKVEKTQESSLVTDAVEFDDEITSVREHIYALKDEGINKFIVLSHLGYDFDQELAASVRDIDLIVGGDTHDVLDATGEFEAMGLDVDGDYPTVVNNPDGQPVYIVQAWEYAKGLGKLEVSFDADGVITDIDGNVELLVGENYQVKGADDTWVAASSEQTAQINGVIDGLATVRVAKESQAILDILTPYKAEMESFKQETLGQVTQHMPFERIPTPFQAGETPTGSYAAQVVADAFLIYLPKADVAIQNAGGVRAPLEDGEFTVADAYNILPFSNTVVTIDMTGAEIVKVLNEALDYAQGITSSTGAFPYSANLRYDVVLGAPVGTGIQNVEVRDESGTWGPIDNGAVYSVATNSFTGLGKDGYDTFGEVREANPEAFENSDVAYVVPLLEYFREELPDNTLPALDPDLYCLKSVTQQ; this is translated from the coding sequence GTGGCTATTCCCAGATCCCTTCCGGCCTTCGCCCTGGCCGGCTTCTCTTTATTTTTAGCCGGCTGCGGGAGTGACAACGACAATCACAACCCGCCAGCGGAGGCCAAGCCGCTGCGGCTGCAGGTGCTACACACCAATGATCATCACTCCTATTTCGAGGGACAGAGCTACGACCTGAGCCTGGACTACGACCCTACCCTGGTCGGTGCTGAAACCGTACGTGTTGACCTCGGCGGCTTCCCACGCATCGCCACCGCTATCGATGAGTACCGTGACGATCACACCCTGGTCCTCAACAGCGGTGAGCTGAACGGCACCCTCTACTTCAGCCTGTTCAAGGGCGAGGTGGATTTCAAAGTGTTCAACGCCATCGGCCTGGACGCCTACGAGCTGGGTAACCATGAGTTCGACGAGGGTGAAGCGCATCTCGCCGAGCTGCTGAAGACGGTCAATTTCCCGGTGATCGCCGGCAATGTGCACCCCACCACGGACAGCCCGCTGTTTGGTTCCGATATCGCGCCCTACGTGGTCAAGGAGATCGACGGCGAGAAAGTGGCGATCATCGGTGTTCTCAAGGTGGAGAAGACACAGGAATCCTCCCTGGTCACCGACGCCGTGGAATTCGACGACGAAATCACCTCGGTACGCGAACACATCTACGCTCTGAAAGACGAAGGGATCAACAAATTCATCGTGCTCAGCCACCTGGGCTACGACTTTGACCAGGAACTGGCGGCCAGCGTCCGCGACATCGACCTGATCGTCGGCGGTGATACCCACGACGTTCTCGACGCCACCGGCGAGTTCGAAGCCATGGGGCTGGACGTGGACGGCGACTACCCCACGGTGGTGAACAACCCGGACGGGCAGCCGGTCTATATCGTTCAGGCCTGGGAGTACGCCAAGGGACTGGGCAAACTGGAAGTGAGCTTCGACGCCGATGGCGTCATCACCGACATCGACGGCAATGTGGAGCTACTGGTCGGCGAGAACTATCAGGTAAAGGGCGCCGACGATACCTGGGTGGCGGCGAGCAGCGAGCAGACGGCGCAAATCAATGGCGTGATCGACGGCCTGGCCACGGTACGGGTGGCAAAGGAATCCCAGGCCATTCTCGATATTCTCACGCCGTACAAGGCGGAAATGGAGAGCTTCAAACAGGAAACCCTGGGACAAGTAACACAGCACATGCCGTTCGAGCGCATTCCCACACCGTTCCAGGCCGGCGAAACACCCACCGGAAGCTACGCCGCCCAAGTGGTGGCCGATGCCTTCCTCATCTATCTGCCGAAGGCCGATGTGGCGATCCAGAACGCCGGCGGGGTGCGCGCTCCGCTCGAGGACGGGGAATTCACCGTGGCGGACGCCTACAACATCCTGCCGTTCTCCAACACTGTGGTCACCATCGACATGACCGGCGCGGAAATCGTCAAAGTGCTCAACGAAGCGCTCGACTACGCCCAGGGCATCACCTCCTCCACCGGCGCCTTCCCCTATTCCGCCAATCTGCGCTACGACGTGGTGCTCGGCGCGCCGGTGGGCACCGGCATTCAGAATGTGGAGGTAAGGGATGAAAGCGGAACCTGGGGCCCCATCGACAACGGCGCCGTCTATTCCGTGGCCACCAACTCTTTCACCGGGCTCGGCAAGGACGGCTACGACACTTTCGGTGAAGTGCGCGAGGCCAACCCGGAGGCCTTCGAGAATTCCGACGTGGCCTATGTGGTGCCACTTCTGGAGTACTTCCGGGAGGAGCTGCCGGACAACACACTGCCGGCACTGGATCCGGACCTCTACTGCCTGAAGTCCGTAACCCAGCAATAA
- a CDS encoding GNAT family N-acetyltransferase: MELSVSQVDAQTLPWALLLEADPSERNVCKYLEGSQCFSATKGRDIVGACVLNTIDDGVLELFNIAVSPEVQGQGVGSALLRYVIDQCRSKGVRRIELGTGAFGYQLAFYQRLGFRVERVVRDFFLDHYDEPVMEAGIQHKDMLRLGLDLE, translated from the coding sequence ATGGAACTCTCCGTATCTCAGGTCGATGCGCAGACGTTACCTTGGGCTTTGTTGCTGGAAGCCGATCCTTCAGAGCGGAATGTATGTAAGTATCTGGAAGGCAGCCAGTGCTTCTCCGCGACAAAGGGCAGGGATATCGTCGGTGCTTGTGTTCTCAATACCATCGATGATGGTGTCCTGGAGCTATTCAATATCGCTGTATCCCCCGAAGTACAGGGACAGGGCGTAGGATCGGCCCTGCTGCGCTATGTGATCGACCAGTGCCGGTCCAAGGGCGTGCGCCGTATTGAGTTGGGTACCGGTGCTTTCGGCTATCAACTGGCGTTCTACCAACGCTTGGGTTTTCGGGTAGAGCGTGTGGTCCGCGATTTCTTCCTCGACCATTATGATGAACCGGTGATGGAGGCGGGGATCCAGCATAAGGACATGCTAAGGTTGGGGCTGGATCTCGAATAA
- a CDS encoding DUF4163 domain-containing protein: MTSLDYQVVTNTKGVLSIVFNGEYTGAYPSTFSQSYQFETQTGQPLFLATLFTEDGARKLRDRVDAMQIHDIDAFLQAAQPNGLDQQEAEIQADLYRECRENVRAGLYDEREWQLRADALVMIRGCGFPHAVRALNDLGDEESRFDYDTLAPWLSEFGRCLLLERRSDCPLRRSGFRDGVFLGSIDGRYPVTLVLGAWSGPAWYAYDKYKVPIRLHQEASRDGAVVLTRRADGETTETFTFQWTDDGDLVGRWQRPGRPPLPVHLH, from the coding sequence GTGACATCTCTCGACTACCAGGTGGTGACCAACACCAAGGGGGTCCTCTCCATTGTTTTCAATGGGGAATACACGGGCGCCTATCCTTCGACCTTTTCCCAGAGTTATCAATTTGAAACGCAGACCGGTCAGCCGTTGTTCCTGGCAACGCTGTTCACCGAAGACGGTGCGAGGAAACTGCGGGACCGGGTCGATGCGATGCAGATTCATGATATCGACGCCTTTTTGCAGGCTGCCCAGCCGAACGGTCTGGATCAGCAGGAGGCGGAGATCCAGGCTGACCTTTACCGGGAGTGCCGTGAGAACGTTCGGGCCGGTTTGTACGATGAGAGGGAGTGGCAGTTGCGAGCCGATGCCTTGGTGATGATCCGGGGCTGCGGCTTTCCCCATGCGGTTCGGGCATTGAATGACCTGGGCGATGAGGAAAGTCGGTTCGACTACGACACACTGGCGCCCTGGCTGAGTGAATTCGGTCGCTGCCTGTTGCTGGAGCGTCGGAGCGACTGTCCGTTGCGGCGGTCAGGCTTCCGTGATGGCGTCTTTCTGGGTTCGATCGACGGGCGATATCCTGTCACCCTGGTGTTGGGAGCCTGGTCCGGCCCGGCCTGGTACGCCTACGATAAATACAAGGTACCGATACGATTGCACCAGGAAGCGAGCCGGGACGGGGCCGTGGTTCTGACCCGCCGTGCTGATGGCGAAACCACCGAGACCTTTACTTTTCAGTGGACCGATGATGGGGATTTGGTCGGGCGCTGGCAGCGACCGGGTCGGCCGCCACTGCCGGTTCATTTGCATTGA
- a CDS encoding WD40 repeat domain-containing protein, giving the protein MLDQNIGNLAVALVVVLLASLAQGEEAMEAFPESEGSDWRVVEDGVHRHTPDALRIPVVVLGEQHAMGAERAYLLVRASYEQVWPVVSEALVGKVTLVETPLPLFTLDEPWRRVMLSRHPQWRDTLARGGDEPDLDAAVRDGALMPEERDWRRSQALARLDVSPKRLLTLPWMKSLYSRAESSREWAQGWRKQYHVKQTVTVFDAEPLLGSPATMIDIHRRQSFPNPAHRKLLVADGVPTTLSQSLVPAELFQAVMSALEEHLSDSDWQISEDPARWQAPVEAPPEPPAPRLQQAGKADSEVIPEIYTLTSDDPLDPRTLQVMSDGSLVIGVERPAQVDGKRRWIAEVWRLEPEEASLSVLWQGLDGADPILLDESADTLWFWGRPLNGGDGTLFRYRGNEKAPQAVTLATPSSLPGPGNVPRWQLDAQGRPRLYSYRVDRIYRYQREEGGRWHYNAVEVPRAALFSQPLRPVRWVGDALWVEDLYGVTELNPANGRVRKVIQAPQRYGVFPIEGAPPNPDLRHHLSSWTAVGSSQGRWVTSGFQLRPGLESERVAGMHVFDTEKGEYLYSAVLDGRDQIRAAAASPEGRWLATAVADQVQLREARTGRTPVALKVPSGVSVLALAFSPDGRDLYALTLSTVLHWHLPRQR; this is encoded by the coding sequence ATGCTTGATCAAAACATCGGAAACCTGGCTGTGGCCCTGGTGGTGGTCTTGTTGGCATCGCTTGCCCAAGGGGAGGAAGCCATGGAAGCGTTTCCAGAATCCGAGGGGAGCGACTGGCGGGTAGTTGAAGACGGCGTGCACCGTCATACGCCCGATGCCTTGCGTATCCCCGTGGTGGTGCTGGGGGAGCAACATGCGATGGGGGCGGAACGTGCTTATCTTCTGGTAAGGGCTTCTTATGAGCAGGTGTGGCCAGTGGTATCCGAGGCGCTGGTGGGTAAAGTTACCTTGGTGGAGACACCCTTACCCTTGTTCACGCTGGATGAGCCTTGGCGGCGAGTGATGTTATCCCGGCATCCGCAGTGGCGGGACACGCTGGCGCGCGGTGGCGATGAACCGGATCTGGACGCGGCGGTGCGTGACGGAGCTTTGATGCCGGAAGAGCGGGACTGGCGCAGAAGCCAGGCCCTGGCCCGGTTGGATGTTTCGCCAAAGAGGCTGCTTACCCTGCCCTGGATGAAGTCCTTGTATTCCCGAGCGGAATCTTCCCGTGAATGGGCGCAAGGGTGGCGCAAGCAATATCACGTGAAGCAAACGGTGACGGTATTTGATGCCGAGCCGCTGCTGGGTTCCCCGGCGACGATGATCGATATCCACCGTCGTCAATCCTTTCCCAATCCGGCGCACCGAAAGCTCCTGGTGGCGGATGGTGTGCCCACCACGCTCTCTCAGTCGCTGGTGCCCGCAGAGCTGTTTCAGGCGGTAATGAGCGCACTGGAAGAACATCTTTCTGATAGCGACTGGCAAATCAGTGAGGATCCGGCGCGTTGGCAAGCGCCGGTGGAGGCTCCACCAGAGCCTCCCGCGCCACGACTTCAACAGGCCGGGAAAGCCGACAGTGAGGTGATCCCCGAAATCTACACTCTGACCAGTGACGATCCTCTGGACCCTAGAACGTTGCAGGTGATGTCCGATGGCAGTCTGGTCATCGGCGTGGAGCGGCCGGCTCAGGTCGATGGTAAGCGCAGGTGGATTGCCGAGGTTTGGCGACTGGAACCGGAAGAGGCTTCGCTATCGGTCTTGTGGCAGGGGCTGGACGGGGCGGACCCGATACTGCTGGACGAGAGCGCCGATACGTTGTGGTTCTGGGGGCGCCCGCTGAACGGGGGCGACGGGACATTATTCCGCTATCGCGGAAATGAGAAAGCGCCGCAGGCGGTGACTTTGGCAACGCCGTCAAGTCTGCCCGGCCCGGGCAACGTTCCACGCTGGCAACTGGATGCTCAGGGGCGTCCTCGCTTGTACAGCTATCGGGTGGACCGGATTTATCGGTATCAGCGTGAAGAAGGCGGGCGCTGGCATTACAACGCTGTCGAAGTGCCGCGAGCGGCTTTATTTTCGCAGCCGCTGCGACCGGTGCGTTGGGTTGGCGATGCCTTGTGGGTAGAGGATCTCTACGGGGTGACGGAGCTGAACCCCGCCAATGGCCGGGTACGAAAAGTGATTCAGGCGCCGCAGCGCTATGGCGTTTTCCCGATTGAAGGGGCGCCACCAAATCCGGATTTGCGTCATCATCTCTCATCCTGGACGGCGGTCGGGTCTTCCCAGGGCCGATGGGTGACCAGTGGTTTCCAGTTGCGTCCAGGGCTGGAGAGTGAGCGAGTGGCGGGCATGCATGTCTTCGACACGGAAAAAGGGGAGTATCTGTATTCCGCGGTGCTCGATGGACGGGATCAGATCAGGGCTGCCGCGGCGTCGCCGGAAGGGCGTTGGCTGGCCACGGCGGTGGCCGACCAGGTGCAGCTTCGGGAAGCGCGTACAGGACGCACACCGGTGGCGCTCAAAGTGCCGTCCGGCGTATCCGTGCTGGCGCTGGCATTTTCCCCGGACGGCCGTGATCTCTATGCGCTGACATTGTCCACCGTATTGCACTGGCATTTACCCCGGCAGCGGTGA